From one Trifolium pratense cultivar HEN17-A07 linkage group LG1, ARS_RC_1.1, whole genome shotgun sequence genomic stretch:
- the LOC123923454 gene encoding bidirectional sugar transporter SWEET3-like has translation MAESLRLAVAVIGNVASVSLYAAPIVTFKRVIRKKSTEEFSCVPYIIALLNCLLFTWYGLPVVSYQWENFPLVTVNGVGIVLELAYVLIYFWYSTPKGKVKVAMVALPILLGFCAIALASAFAFPDHRHRKLLVGSIGLGVSIAMYASPLIVMKKVVQTKSVEFMPLPLSLCSFLASVLWLTYGLLIRDIFVAGPSVIGTPLGILQLVLHCKYWKRKVVIEEPNKVDLHKLGNLENLDMEKGGLEKGKLGNECDKNTTCDV, from the exons ATGGCAGAAAGCCTTCGTTTGGCTGTTGCTGTTATTG GAAATGTTGCCTCAGTGTCCCTTTATGCTGCACCAAT TGTTACTTTCAAAAGGGTCATAAGGAAAAAAAGCACTGAGGAATTTTCATGTGTTCCTTATATCATAGCATTATTGAACTGTCTCCTTTTCACTTGGTATGGATTGCCAGTAGTTAGCTACCAGTGGGAAAATTTTCCTCTTGTTACTGTTAATGGAGTTGGGATTGTTTTGGAGCTAGCTTATgttctaatttatttttggtattcTACACCCAAAGGAAAG GTGAAGGTAGCTATGGTAGCTTTACCAATTCTTCTAGGGTTCTGTGCCATTGCTCTTGCATCAGCTTTTGCCTTCCCTGATCATCGTCACAGAAAGTTACTTGTTGGTAGCATTGGTTTGGGGGTTTCAATAGCAATGTATGCTTCCCCTTTGATTGTTATG AAGAAAGTGGTACAAACAAAGAGTGTGGAATTCATGCCACTACCCTTATCATTGTGTTCATTCTTAGCAAGTGTATTGTGGCTTACATATGGACTTCTCATTAGGGATATATTCGTTGCG GGACCAAGTGTGATTGGAACTCCCTTAGGAATCCTACAGCTGGTTCTCCACTGCAAATATTGGAAAAGAAAAGTTGTTATTGAAGAACCAAACAAAGTGGATCTTCATAAGCTTGGAAACCTCGAGAATTTGGACATGGAAAAGGGTGGTTTAGAAAAGGGGAAACTTGGAAATGAATGTGACAAAAACACAACTTGTGATGTGTGA